The Pirellulimonas nuda genome includes a region encoding these proteins:
- a CDS encoding NAD-dependent epimerase/dehydratase family protein, which yields MKIVLTGASSFTGSWFVRALVEAGHEVCATMTRPSADSYEGLRGRRITMLPDACRLLFGCRFGDATMVDLIRDFRPDVLCHHGAEVTDYKSPEFDYATALQHNTRNLNTVIRALVESGCRRIVITGSVFEEHEGAGSEPMGSFSPYGLSKALTASTFRFFAEQHRMALGKFVISNPFGPLEEPRFTAYLMRCWQAGEVARVQTPAYVRDNVHVSLLAKAYATFVGGLPEDSGYSTRNPSGYVESQGAFATRFAKEIGTRLSLPCGLELADQIDFSEPRVRINTMPADDGTLDWCESEAWDQVADYYQCPDEPARDRGA from the coding sequence ATGAAGATCGTCCTGACAGGCGCTAGCTCGTTCACGGGAAGCTGGTTTGTCCGCGCACTGGTGGAGGCCGGGCACGAGGTCTGCGCCACGATGACCCGCCCGTCCGCCGACAGTTACGAGGGGCTGCGGGGGCGGCGCATAACGATGCTCCCCGACGCCTGCCGGCTGTTGTTCGGCTGCCGGTTCGGCGACGCGACGATGGTGGATCTGATCCGCGACTTCCGGCCAGATGTCCTCTGCCATCACGGGGCCGAGGTCACCGACTACAAGAGCCCAGAGTTCGACTACGCCACTGCCCTGCAGCACAACACGCGCAATCTCAACACGGTTATCCGCGCATTGGTCGAGTCGGGGTGCCGACGGATCGTGATCACAGGCAGCGTCTTCGAAGAGCACGAGGGCGCCGGGAGCGAGCCGATGGGGAGCTTCAGCCCCTACGGGCTCTCCAAGGCGCTTACGGCGTCGACTTTCCGATTCTTTGCCGAGCAACACCGGATGGCGCTCGGCAAGTTCGTGATCTCGAACCCGTTCGGGCCGCTCGAAGAGCCGCGGTTTACGGCCTACCTGATGCGGTGCTGGCAGGCGGGGGAGGTTGCCCGTGTACAGACGCCGGCCTACGTGCGCGACAACGTCCACGTCTCGCTGCTTGCAAAGGCCTACGCGACGTTCGTCGGCGGGTTGCCGGAAGACTCTGGCTACTCGACCCGCAACCCGAGCGGCTACGTCGAGAGCCAGGGGGCGTTCGCAACTCGATTCGCGAAGGAGATCGGGACGCGGCTTTCTTTGCCGTGTGGCCTTGAACTCGCCGATCAGATCGACTTCTCAGAGCCGCGCGTCCGCATCAACACAATGCCGGCCGACGACGGTACGCTAGATTGGTGCGAAAGTGAGGCTTGGGACCAGGTCGCCGACTACTACCAATGCCCCGATGAGCCCGCCCGCGATCGGGGAGCATAG
- the rfbC gene encoding dTDP-4-dehydrorhamnose 3,5-epimerase produces MLFHPTELDGAFLIEPELRGDQRGFFARIFCEREFSAHGLVTEYVQANNSLTATPGTLRGLHYQLPPNAETKLVRCVRGSLWDCIVDLRPHSPTHGKWFGAELSADNRLMMYVPHGFAHGFLTLSADAEALYLVDQFYAPESERIVRWDDPRFAIEWPRRPVSLSEKDAGAPDFDPGYHWPESIA; encoded by the coding sequence GTGCTGTTTCACCCTACCGAACTCGACGGTGCGTTCCTGATTGAGCCCGAACTCCGCGGGGACCAGCGTGGGTTTTTCGCCCGGATTTTCTGCGAGCGGGAGTTCTCCGCCCACGGGCTCGTGACCGAATACGTGCAGGCCAACAACTCACTGACCGCCACGCCCGGCACGCTGCGGGGCCTGCATTATCAGCTCCCGCCGAACGCGGAAACGAAGCTCGTGCGGTGTGTCCGCGGCTCGCTCTGGGATTGCATCGTTGATCTTCGCCCCCACTCCCCCACACACGGGAAGTGGTTCGGAGCCGAGCTTTCCGCCGACAACCGGCTGATGATGTACGTGCCGCACGGATTTGCTCACGGCTTCTTGACGCTCTCGGCCGACGCCGAAGCGCTGTACTTAGTTGACCAGTTCTACGCGCCCGAATCCGAACGGATCGTTCGCTGGGACGACCCCAGGTTTGCAATCGAGTGGCCGAGGCGGCCCGTTTCGCTCTCAGAAAAGGACGCCGGCGCGCCGGATTTCGATCCCGGCTACCACTGGCCTGAATCGATCGCTTAG
- a CDS encoding NAD-dependent epimerase/dehydratase family protein produces MANVLVTGHLGYIGAHLVDVLKAAGHQVVGCDLGLFAGCQWEPLVQPDRELRCDVSQLTESQLEGLDAICHLAAISNDPMGQLDPELTLRVNRDASVELARRAKRAGVQRYLFSGSCSVYGAGEKLDLSETDPLNPITAYAQSKIDTERLVGELAGDGFTPAYLRNATAYGDSPMLRIDLVVNNLLASALAFGEIRIQSDGSPWRPLIHCRDIARAFLAFVEAPAEVIHNQAVNIGGNDANYQVRDVGDMVQNLIPTAEVAYTGEVGEDPRNYRVKFDKLGQLLPTFRLEYDLERGMRELHAHMVSKGFSRDDFEGEQFVRLRSLRKTLGKLQPAATAGAS; encoded by the coding sequence ATGGCGAATGTACTTGTCACCGGTCACCTCGGTTATATCGGCGCGCACCTCGTCGATGTGCTCAAGGCCGCCGGGCACCAGGTGGTCGGCTGCGACCTCGGGCTGTTTGCTGGCTGCCAGTGGGAGCCGCTGGTTCAGCCCGACCGAGAGCTGCGATGTGACGTCAGCCAGCTCACGGAATCACAATTGGAGGGGCTGGACGCGATTTGCCACCTTGCTGCGATCAGCAACGATCCCATGGGCCAGCTCGACCCGGAACTCACGCTGCGGGTCAATCGTGACGCCTCGGTGGAACTGGCTCGCCGAGCCAAACGCGCTGGGGTGCAGCGGTACTTGTTTTCGGGGTCGTGTTCAGTCTACGGGGCTGGCGAGAAGCTCGATCTTTCGGAGACTGATCCGCTCAATCCAATAACCGCGTACGCCCAGAGCAAGATCGACACCGAGCGGCTCGTTGGGGAGCTAGCGGGCGACGGCTTTACCCCGGCCTACCTCCGCAACGCCACCGCGTACGGCGACTCGCCGATGCTGCGGATCGACTTGGTGGTGAATAACTTACTCGCTTCGGCGCTGGCCTTCGGCGAGATCCGGATCCAGTCGGACGGCTCACCTTGGCGGCCCTTAATCCACTGTCGCGACATCGCACGGGCTTTCTTGGCGTTCGTCGAAGCTCCGGCTGAGGTGATCCACAACCAGGCCGTCAATATCGGCGGCAACGACGCCAACTATCAGGTTCGTGACGTCGGCGACATGGTGCAGAACCTGATCCCGACGGCCGAGGTGGCTTACACCGGCGAGGTAGGCGAAGACCCGCGAAACTACCGGGTTAAGTTCGACAAGCTGGGTCAGCTGCTCCCGACGTTTCGACTCGAGTACGACCTAGAGCGCGGGATGCGCGAGCTCCACGCCCACATGGTCAGCAAGGGCTTTAGCCGAGACGATTTCGAAGGGGAGCAGTTCGTCCGTCTCCGGTCCCTACGCAAGACCCTCGGCAAGCTACAGCCAGCGGCTACCGCCGGGGCGTCTTGA
- a CDS encoding glycosyltransferase, with protein MPDSRRYLLITPCRDEADYIRRTLASVASQTTLPAKWVIVDDGSTDATPQILTEAAAAYSFIQVIRFEPGRPRSVGPGVIQAFNEGLAAVNLDQYDYVCKLDADLEFGPRYFERLMEVFEADPWLGTCSGKTYLNDKHGEREEHIGDENSHGCAKFYRTECFREIGGFVPYLGWDGIDGHKCRLQGWKATSLYDPELKILHLRRMGSSHLGFWHGRKRWGRYKHFIGSSWYYVLAASVFRMREIPYVVSGLGIMVGYLQAVLSGAERYEDVACREEIRRFERDCLLRRKSRTLADYHTRIEQAHPERLAMHQRRRRPLERPALADA; from the coding sequence GTGCCCGACTCCCGCCGCTACCTGCTGATCACCCCGTGCCGCGACGAGGCAGATTATATCCGCCGCACGCTCGCGTCGGTCGCCAGCCAGACGACGCTCCCTGCGAAATGGGTCATCGTCGACGACGGCTCCACCGACGCGACTCCTCAAATCCTGACCGAAGCCGCGGCGGCGTACTCCTTCATCCAGGTCATCCGGTTCGAGCCGGGACGCCCGCGGAGCGTCGGGCCCGGCGTCATTCAAGCGTTCAACGAAGGGCTCGCCGCGGTCAACCTCGACCAGTACGACTACGTCTGCAAGCTCGACGCCGACCTGGAGTTCGGGCCGCGGTACTTCGAGCGGCTCATGGAGGTGTTCGAAGCCGACCCGTGGCTGGGGACCTGCTCGGGCAAGACCTACCTAAACGACAAGCACGGCGAACGCGAAGAGCACATCGGTGACGAGAACTCGCACGGCTGCGCGAAGTTCTACCGCACCGAGTGCTTCCGCGAGATCGGCGGCTTTGTTCCCTACCTCGGCTGGGATGGAATCGACGGCCACAAATGCCGCTTGCAGGGCTGGAAAGCCACCTCCCTGTACGACCCTGAGCTGAAGATCCTCCACCTGCGGCGGATGGGCTCCAGCCACCTCGGGTTCTGGCACGGTCGCAAACGGTGGGGCCGCTACAAGCACTTCATCGGGTCGTCCTGGTACTACGTGCTGGCGGCCAGCGTGTTCCGCATGCGGGAGATCCCGTACGTGGTTAGCGGCCTGGGGATCATGGTGGGCTACCTGCAGGCGGTCCTCAGCGGCGCCGAGCGTTACGAGGACGTCGCGTGCCGCGAGGAGATCCGCCGGTTTGAAAGAGACTGCCTCCTACGCAGAAAGTCGCGGACTCTGGCCGACTACCACACTCGGATCGAACAGGCCCACCCGGAACGACTCGCGATGCACCAGCGCCGCCGGCGGCCGCTCGAAAGACCCGCGCTCGCCGACGCTTGA
- a CDS encoding glycosyltransferase family 4 protein, with protein MIHYITTDGVGNATVANELRQLDRAGIPYRLHAMRRPGRLFHTSDWANEISRQTHYLYPLPLLPVIWSAVLAPFIFGTRCFAAGWNALTGERESLRGRLAGIAHFLVACHWARSLRRSEMTHLHSQWAHSGATIGMYGAWLLGKPFSFTGHACDLFRDRVALGDKIRRAEFIVCISEFHREFFLAQGARPEQLFIAYCGIDTTHFVPERKTGRGGPFKIVSVSRLVEKKGYRYMLEACRLLLDRGVEIECVIGGSGPLAAQLQTFVQELGLAEHVAITGKAVAQEDLPSFYHWGDVFCLPCVWAADQDVDGLPQTLMEAMACEIPVVSTRLVGIPDLVLDGETGLLVEAEDAQQLAAALEKLQQDAVLRERLGAAGRAHVLQRFNVRTCLDPLLDRYRDKLRGAGSATVAEEAMGVEAAR; from the coding sequence ATGATTCACTACATCACCACCGATGGCGTTGGCAACGCTACGGTAGCGAACGAGCTGCGGCAGCTCGATCGGGCAGGGATCCCCTATCGGCTGCACGCGATGCGCCGGCCGGGACGGCTGTTCCACACCTCGGATTGGGCGAATGAGATCAGCCGGCAGACGCACTACTTGTACCCGCTGCCGCTGTTGCCGGTAATCTGGTCGGCGGTGTTGGCGCCGTTCATATTTGGGACGCGCTGTTTCGCGGCGGGCTGGAACGCCCTGACCGGAGAGCGGGAGAGCCTGCGGGGTCGACTAGCCGGGATCGCCCATTTTCTGGTGGCGTGCCACTGGGCACGGTCGCTGCGCCGCTCCGAGATGACGCACCTCCATTCCCAATGGGCCCACTCGGGCGCAACGATCGGAATGTATGGCGCTTGGCTGCTGGGCAAGCCCTTCAGCTTTACGGGCCACGCGTGCGACCTGTTCCGCGACCGTGTGGCCCTGGGCGACAAGATCCGGCGAGCCGAATTTATCGTCTGCATCTCGGAGTTCCACCGGGAGTTCTTCCTCGCACAAGGAGCGCGCCCCGAACAGCTGTTCATCGCCTACTGCGGCATCGACACAACTCACTTTGTCCCGGAGCGAAAGACGGGACGCGGCGGTCCGTTTAAAATCGTCAGCGTGAGCCGGCTGGTCGAGAAGAAGGGCTACCGGTACATGCTGGAGGCGTGCCGGTTGCTGCTCGATCGCGGCGTCGAGATTGAGTGCGTCATCGGTGGTTCTGGGCCGCTCGCGGCCCAGCTGCAAACGTTCGTCCAAGAGCTGGGGCTGGCCGAGCACGTCGCGATTACGGGTAAGGCGGTCGCGCAAGAAGACCTCCCCTCGTTCTACCATTGGGGCGACGTCTTCTGTCTCCCCTGCGTGTGGGCCGCGGACCAGGATGTCGATGGGCTTCCTCAAACGCTCATGGAAGCGATGGCCTGCGAGATCCCGGTCGTCTCGACCCGGCTGGTTGGCATCCCCGATCTTGTGTTGGACGGGGAGACAGGTCTGCTGGTCGAGGCCGAGGACGCCCAGCAACTAGCAGCGGCGCTCGAGAAGTTGCAGCAGGACGCCGTGCTCCGCGAGCGGCTCGGCGCGGCCGGACGTGCGCACGTGCTCCAGCGCTTCAACGTACGCACCTGCCTGGACCCGCTGCTGGACCGCTACCGCGATAAACTCCGTGGGGCTGGGTCGGCAACGGTCGCGGAGGAAGCGATGGGGGTCGAGGCCGCCCGGTGA
- the xrt gene encoding exosortase: MSSTERSQRSGVWAWLAPAALLAIAVWAYWPTLVRVTEAWASDPDYSHGYLVVPIALFFLWLRRDRRPRLEWGLFPTGLVLLAIAGLMRLVASRFYLFEIDTWSVPLWVAGVVWTLWGWPALRWALPSIAFLWFATPLPGTVALALSVPLQKLAAQLSGVALQICGLPAIVEGTTILLGDESLEVARACSGLRMFYGITALAFASIIIMRPGWWKAIAAVLAIAPVAVLMNVLRITATGVLTYSFPGAGIEKQVHDWAGLLVLPLAMLVFMGLLALFDRVATSWSADPRRTAPWLLGAAAGCIALVALGAWRYQTERERSLATLLTASARYEEEGDLDEAIRFLNRYTLARPEDAAEQVHLAELFAKAADTPGRKIRAVELLRSAYLADPSRRDLGIWAVELALETETFGPALELLGAMQADPAGAQDPELLQKRAEVLLAYMNAPQGQRQTKISWGDVAEALQDSLAGEGYPASHAVALAVVTRDRLAEPDAAQRAQAANAVINQLVAERPEDAEALFARYRYARAYGPAAEGFDPDADLDKALKHRAGAPPQPRAELLITAADRSRADDPAAARKLLEEAIKADPAAVPAYLALAELARNEGGPVDGWQEAVVVLRRGLAANEDAPLALSFGLAKLLVEGGEHAEAAEQIKEIRVYVDRIKDPALRGYARLEIAVVDAMQAARAKRTAQAAATLAAALRRADVTAAAEQRYAEPVADAWRRLAGWYAELDRSDAALAAWRRVVALAPTSAAAQAAVIDAAIDAGDTEAAVAASREQVQKSPDSGVAWLRLAQALLADQLRLPPASRKLAAVEQAAQKAAELKAPSVSLALAFVDLRRAQDRRPEAAQSLKRVLEKDPAQPEIWQSLATLEIEQENYDEALAAIGALTEQGGDISTAEALRATVLISTGRGPEAAERLAKARASARGDDQVVLTLLAAALERQMDRSDAARTMLSAARDADPTNLRYVQALAQYALADRDWAALAGWETKLRGLEGEEGTQWKACRALRLLMSGTKPDAIQLAECEKLAEQIIETRPRWATGPFLLSQVALQQGDSERGLAQLQRAWELGKRDSVSAEQMVALLSAAGRREDLERFAAELGDLPLMAPAVYDLVIPSLLGSARGGAALDKARQWAEENPEDPGAQLRLGRALLFSSAALQGASARSEQMSQAEAAFREAVRLGPDRLDAWMALFGFMLQTERPEGASEVISQFKQSAEIDPLPKQLALAQLWAASGQVAAAVHHWRAASDLAEQQPGSPQSAAAQAQAAAFFMNSSPPLAQRYCRQALASDPDAIQPRILLVQLLGQRRTPESVAEALELVGRIPEEPASIAVEKARLHALLLAERDEEGDIAEAISLIESLPSRGVVERRLLADLYEQAGRIGAAYEQLDELADERPQQIADLVRLLRFWQTHLQADRQFAGRIASALGQLGRLPSGLAEQLRWQLRLAATEQAGGATGEVGSADGESAVSTTATESTDVAAGSPAIDPEVQREVLGNFWRGAVARRALEDPNSAPGLLVGAYRAMLDEGCLAGVEATALNPPAQSISPTYAARLLANVEMMSPPADPAHIDLAEKLLDQQLAASQDDLALLRDAADLAAVTGRNERAESLYRRMLAVEPTNANACNNLASLWIEDPRRWDAARKLVEQGLAAHPDDASLLDTKGQLLLLAGEADAAVEALGVALRVDPSSATAHLHRARAIDEMGQQAEASEAVLAALALGIANETKLPADAKLLEQLREKFSL, encoded by the coding sequence ATGTCGAGTACAGAGAGATCGCAGAGATCCGGCGTCTGGGCTTGGCTCGCTCCAGCGGCGCTGCTCGCGATCGCGGTATGGGCCTACTGGCCGACACTCGTCCGGGTGACCGAGGCGTGGGCGTCCGACCCCGACTACTCACACGGCTATTTGGTCGTCCCGATCGCGCTGTTTTTCCTCTGGCTGCGGCGGGATCGCCGCCCGCGGCTTGAATGGGGGCTATTTCCCACTGGACTGGTGTTGCTGGCGATCGCCGGCTTAATGCGGCTGGTCGCGTCGCGGTTCTACCTGTTTGAAATCGACACCTGGAGCGTCCCGCTGTGGGTCGCCGGAGTCGTGTGGACGCTGTGGGGCTGGCCCGCACTCCGCTGGGCCCTCCCGTCGATCGCGTTCCTCTGGTTCGCGACCCCGCTGCCGGGCACCGTGGCGCTCGCGCTGAGCGTGCCGCTGCAGAAACTCGCGGCGCAGCTGAGCGGGGTCGCCTTGCAGATCTGCGGGCTGCCGGCGATCGTCGAGGGGACGACGATCCTGCTGGGTGACGAGTCGCTGGAGGTCGCCCGTGCATGCAGCGGTCTACGGATGTTCTACGGCATCACGGCGCTCGCTTTCGCCAGCATTATCATCATGCGTCCGGGATGGTGGAAGGCCATCGCCGCGGTGCTAGCCATCGCGCCGGTCGCCGTCTTGATGAACGTGCTCCGCATCACGGCGACGGGGGTGCTGACCTACAGTTTCCCTGGGGCCGGGATTGAGAAGCAAGTCCACGACTGGGCCGGCCTGTTGGTCCTGCCGCTGGCGATGCTTGTGTTTATGGGGCTTCTAGCGCTGTTCGACCGCGTAGCGACAAGCTGGAGTGCGGACCCGCGCCGCACCGCACCCTGGCTGCTCGGGGCCGCGGCGGGCTGCATCGCGCTGGTGGCATTGGGGGCCTGGCGGTACCAGACAGAGCGGGAGCGTTCGCTAGCGACTCTTCTGACCGCCTCGGCCCGGTATGAGGAAGAAGGGGACCTCGACGAAGCGATCCGTTTCCTGAACCGCTACACGCTCGCCAGGCCGGAGGACGCGGCCGAGCAGGTCCATCTCGCGGAGCTATTTGCGAAGGCCGCCGACACCCCTGGCCGTAAGATTCGGGCCGTGGAGCTACTGCGCAGTGCCTACCTAGCCGATCCCTCACGCCGCGACCTCGGCATCTGGGCGGTGGAGCTGGCTCTCGAGACCGAGACCTTCGGCCCCGCGCTCGAGCTGCTCGGGGCAATGCAGGCCGACCCGGCCGGCGCCCAAGACCCCGAATTGCTCCAGAAACGGGCCGAGGTCTTGCTGGCCTACATGAACGCCCCACAGGGGCAGCGTCAAACCAAGATCTCTTGGGGCGACGTCGCCGAGGCCTTGCAAGATTCGCTGGCCGGGGAAGGCTACCCCGCCTCGCACGCGGTCGCGCTGGCGGTCGTAACCCGCGATCGGCTAGCCGAGCCGGACGCGGCCCAGCGGGCTCAGGCGGCCAATGCGGTCATCAATCAGCTAGTCGCGGAGCGGCCCGAGGACGCTGAAGCGCTTTTCGCCCGTTACCGCTACGCCCGGGCGTACGGGCCGGCGGCCGAAGGCTTCGATCCAGACGCCGACCTCGACAAGGCTCTAAAGCACCGCGCCGGCGCCCCCCCCCAGCCCCGCGCAGAGCTGCTGATCACTGCAGCCGATCGCAGTCGGGCGGACGACCCAGCAGCGGCTCGCAAGCTGCTGGAGGAGGCCATCAAAGCAGACCCCGCGGCTGTGCCGGCCTACCTGGCGCTCGCCGAGCTCGCCCGCAACGAGGGAGGGCCGGTCGACGGATGGCAAGAGGCGGTCGTCGTACTCCGCCGCGGTCTAGCAGCCAACGAAGACGCGCCCCTGGCGTTGTCGTTCGGCCTCGCCAAACTGCTTGTCGAAGGGGGAGAGCACGCCGAAGCGGCCGAGCAAATCAAAGAGATCCGCGTGTATGTCGATCGCATTAAGGACCCGGCGCTTCGCGGGTACGCTAGGCTAGAGATCGCGGTGGTCGACGCGATGCAGGCAGCCCGCGCGAAGCGGACCGCCCAAGCAGCCGCTACGCTGGCCGCCGCGCTGCGGCGGGCCGATGTAACGGCCGCCGCCGAACAGCGCTACGCCGAACCCGTGGCCGATGCCTGGCGGCGGCTCGCCGGCTGGTACGCCGAGCTCGACCGCAGCGACGCGGCGCTGGCTGCCTGGCGGAGGGTCGTGGCGCTGGCGCCCACTTCCGCCGCGGCCCAGGCGGCCGTGATCGACGCCGCGATCGACGCCGGGGACACCGAGGCAGCGGTCGCCGCCAGCCGCGAACAGGTGCAGAAATCACCCGATTCCGGCGTCGCTTGGCTTCGGCTCGCGCAAGCGTTGCTCGCCGACCAGCTCCGGCTCCCTCCCGCCTCCCGAAAACTGGCCGCCGTCGAGCAGGCCGCCCAAAAGGCGGCCGAGCTCAAGGCCCCCAGCGTCTCGTTGGCCCTCGCGTTCGTCGACCTGCGTCGCGCCCAGGACCGCCGCCCGGAGGCCGCGCAGTCCCTGAAGCGGGTCTTGGAGAAGGACCCGGCTCAACCAGAGATCTGGCAGTCGCTGGCCACGCTCGAAATCGAGCAGGAGAACTACGACGAGGCCCTTGCCGCGATCGGAGCGCTGACGGAACAGGGCGGCGACATCTCCACCGCCGAGGCCCTGCGGGCGACGGTCCTGATCTCCACAGGCCGGGGGCCCGAAGCGGCCGAGCGTCTCGCCAAGGCGCGCGCCAGCGCCCGCGGCGACGATCAGGTCGTCTTGACCCTGCTAGCCGCGGCCCTAGAGCGTCAGATGGATCGCAGCGACGCCGCGCGGACGATGCTGTCTGCCGCCCGCGACGCCGATCCAACGAATCTGCGGTACGTGCAGGCGCTGGCCCAGTACGCCCTGGCTGACCGCGATTGGGCCGCGCTCGCGGGCTGGGAGACCAAGCTCCGCGGGCTGGAGGGTGAGGAAGGGACCCAGTGGAAAGCGTGCCGCGCCCTGCGGCTGTTGATGTCAGGAACCAAGCCCGACGCAATACAGCTCGCCGAGTGTGAAAAGCTCGCTGAGCAGATCATCGAGACGCGGCCGCGATGGGCGACCGGCCCGTTCTTGCTGTCACAGGTTGCCCTGCAACAAGGCGACTCAGAGCGGGGCCTTGCGCAGCTGCAGCGGGCCTGGGAACTCGGAAAACGCGACAGCGTCAGCGCAGAACAAATGGTCGCGTTGCTCTCGGCCGCCGGTCGCCGGGAAGACCTCGAGCGGTTCGCGGCCGAGTTGGGCGACCTCCCCCTCATGGCGCCGGCGGTCTACGACTTAGTGATCCCGTCGCTGCTGGGCTCGGCCCGCGGGGGCGCCGCCCTCGACAAGGCCCGGCAGTGGGCCGAGGAAAACCCCGAGGACCCCGGTGCGCAGCTGCGGTTGGGGCGGGCGCTGCTCTTCAGCAGCGCGGCTCTGCAGGGTGCGTCCGCCCGCTCAGAGCAAATGTCGCAGGCCGAAGCGGCGTTCCGCGAGGCGGTCCGGCTTGGGCCGGACCGCCTTGACGCCTGGATGGCGCTGTTTGGGTTCATGCTCCAAACCGAGCGACCAGAGGGAGCTTCCGAGGTCATTAGCCAGTTTAAGCAGTCGGCCGAGATCGACCCCCTCCCCAAACAGCTTGCGCTCGCGCAGCTCTGGGCGGCGTCCGGGCAGGTCGCCGCCGCGGTCCACCACTGGCGCGCAGCGAGCGACCTCGCGGAACAGCAGCCCGGGTCCCCGCAAAGCGCGGCCGCGCAGGCCCAGGCCGCAGCGTTCTTCATGAACAGCAGCCCCCCGCTAGCCCAGCGTTATTGCCGTCAGGCTCTGGCGTCCGACCCCGACGCCATTCAGCCGAGGATTTTGCTAGTTCAACTGCTCGGCCAGCGGCGGACGCCCGAATCGGTCGCCGAAGCGCTCGAACTAGTCGGGCGGATCCCCGAGGAGCCAGCAAGCATCGCGGTCGAAAAAGCGAGGCTGCATGCCCTACTCCTCGCCGAGCGAGACGAAGAAGGTGACATCGCCGAGGCGATTTCGCTTATCGAATCACTCCCCAGCCGGGGTGTGGTTGAACGGCGTCTTTTGGCGGACCTGTACGAACAGGCGGGCCGTATCGGAGCTGCCTACGAACAGCTGGATGAGTTGGCCGACGAGCGCCCACAGCAAATAGCGGATCTCGTGCGATTGCTGCGATTCTGGCAAACGCACTTGCAAGCCGACCGCCAATTCGCCGGCCGCATCGCATCGGCGCTCGGCCAATTGGGTAGGTTGCCCAGTGGGCTCGCGGAACAGCTACGCTGGCAGCTGCGTTTGGCCGCGACCGAGCAGGCCGGTGGAGCGACCGGCGAAGTTGGATCCGCGGACGGAGAGAGCGCCGTTTCGACGACAGCCACAGAATCGACGGACGTTGCCGCTGGCTCGCCGGCCATCGATCCCGAGGTCCAGCGGGAGGTGCTGGGCAATTTCTGGCGCGGAGCAGTGGCGCGTCGCGCGCTCGAGGATCCTAATTCGGCGCCCGGACTGCTCGTGGGAGCCTACCGCGCCATGCTCGACGAGGGGTGCCTGGCGGGGGTCGAAGCCACCGCCCTCAACCCACCGGCCCAATCCATCTCACCCACCTACGCGGCGCGGCTGCTGGCGAACGTAGAGATGATGTCGCCCCCGGCCGACCCGGCCCACATCGATCTGGCCGAAAAGCTGCTGGACCAGCAGTTGGCCGCTAGCCAGGACGACTTGGCTCTGCTCCGCGACGCCGCCGACCTGGCGGCTGTAACCGGACGCAACGAGCGGGCCGAATCTCTTTACCGGCGGATGCTTGCCGTCGAGCCGACCAACGCCAACGCTTGCAACAACCTCGCCAGCCTCTGGATCGAAGACCCCCGGCGCTGGGACGCGGCCCGTAAGCTTGTCGAGCAGGGCCTCGCCGCTCACCCCGACGACGCGTCGCTGCTCGACACGAAGGGTCAGCTGCTGCTGCTCGCTGGCGAGGCCGACGCCGCGGTCGAGGCGCTGGGCGTTGCGCTCCGGGTCGATCCCTCATCAGCCACCGCCCACCTCCATCGGGCGCGGGCCATCGACGAGATGGGCCAACAAGCAGAGGCGAGCGAGGCGGTCCTGGCAGCGCTCGCCTTGGGGATCGCCAACGAGACGAAGCTCCCGGCGGATGCGAAACTGCTCGAACAGCTGCGAGAGAAGTTTAGTCTCTAG
- a CDS encoding exosortase-associated EpsI family protein: MKTRFPWIAAAALTAVVALTVGPAVLHGSYSNRWGVPASRLRAAESIGAFPSKMGAWEVFEEGKPLSEGVQRELGLAGYVHRYYRHAESGKVAMLLLMVGQPGPLVRHPPDICYGSRANKLLNGERMEVADADSDRASEFRVLTYKPNTRLREDFRVAFAFTSDGTWAAPGAPRVVYGGEPLVYKVQIQLPLSDIDPDDQRVLLKQLLGEFVAAFDRYQAENDEPSGG, from the coding sequence GTGAAGACACGTTTTCCTTGGATCGCTGCCGCCGCGCTGACGGCGGTCGTCGCCCTGACCGTTGGCCCCGCGGTGCTTCACGGCAGCTATTCCAACCGCTGGGGCGTCCCGGCGTCGCGATTGCGGGCGGCCGAGTCGATCGGCGCTTTCCCGAGCAAGATGGGCGCGTGGGAGGTGTTCGAAGAAGGCAAGCCGCTCAGTGAAGGCGTCCAGCGGGAGCTGGGGCTCGCGGGCTACGTTCATCGCTACTACCGCCACGCGGAATCGGGCAAGGTTGCGATGCTGCTGCTGATGGTCGGCCAGCCGGGCCCCTTGGTGCGGCATCCCCCCGACATCTGCTACGGCAGTCGGGCCAACAAGCTGCTCAACGGAGAACGCATGGAGGTCGCGGACGCCGACTCTGATCGGGCCAGTGAGTTCCGGGTGCTGACCTACAAGCCTAACACGCGGCTCCGCGAGGACTTTCGCGTCGCATTCGCCTTCACGAGCGACGGGACATGGGCCGCGCCGGGCGCCCCCCGGGTCGTCTACGGGGGCGAGCCGCTGGTTTACAAGGTGCAGATCCAGCTCCCGCTGTCCGACATTGACCCGGACGATCAGCGAGTACTCTTGAAGCAGCTGCTCGGAGAGTTTGTCGCTGCGTTTGACCGCTATCAGGCCGAGAACGACGAACCGAGTGGGGGCTAA